The region CGTCAACGCAAAAAGGCCCGAAAGCAACACCGGCAACTGGCCGCCCATCGATGATTACAAGGCGCCAGAACGGCAGGTCAAAATACCACCGCATCCGAAAGTGCCGCCGCCCTTTCCCGTCCAGCTCACTGAAGGGGGACCCGTTCAGATTATCCGGGCAAACGGGTCCGTGTCGGTCGTCAACGACACCGCCGACTACGAGGAGTACGCCAACTATCCGGAGGGTTTCTACCCGGGGGAGGCGCCGTTTTATCCGACCTCGTCCAACATCTCGGAGCCCGTAAGCACCGGCTTCTACGGCAACGCTTCCGAGGGGGTTTTGGGGCCCTTTTACCAGTCACTTCCGGCCGGCGCGGTATTCGTCCCGCCGCCGAGCAACCAGACGGACTACGACGAGGAAGACCAGTCGATATACTACCCGCCACCCTACAGCTTCTACTACCCGCAGGACAACGCGACCGCGGTACCCCCTGGTCCCCTTGTTCCCGGCATAATCCTGCCTCCCCCGCCGAACTTCTTCGCCGAACAGGACGAGCGGAAGCCGACGACCAAGGGCAGGTTCTACGCGAAAGAAACCACCACCACCCCCAGGACGACGACCACAACCGAACGAATCCGGGAGACGACGAAGTACACTCCGCCGGCTCCGACGCCGCGACGTAAGACGGTCCCGAAACCGTACAAGGCTCGATTCCCGACAACAACACCGAGCTACTCGACCGGTACGAAGCCGACTACGAGAGTCCAGAGCCACCAAGGAACCCCGAAGACGGTCGGTAAGCTCAAGTCCAGGAACTTTACCCGGGTTCCAATCACGCCGGTGACTTCGACGCCGTTCGACACCCCGCGGTACGTCGAAACGACAACCACGGTCCCGGAGAAAGCGAGCACCACTCCGACCGGCGACTACTACGACGTCCAGACCGAGGTCGAGAACCATTTGGTCGATTTGGGCCCGCCTCAGGGCGGTCAATGGTCAGCGATAGTGAGTAGCACCGCGGTGCCTCTGCTCGCCTATTACGCGACTACACCGTTGCCGTCGGAGCGGACGAGGAGTACGGAGGATGATATAGCGCCGATTCACGTCAAGGCGGAGATTGATATACCGGCGAAGAATCCCGCGGCTTATTACTTCTACGAGGAGACGAATGGGCCGGCGGTCGCCACGACGACACCTTCACCGTACTACGACGTCCAACCGATACCGAGGCGGCGTCAACCGAAGAAGCAGTATTACAGCGTCGAGATGGTACCGTCCCAGCAGACGTCGAACGACTTCGCAGACCTGAAACTCAACCCGGTAATTAAGACGGGACAAGGTTACGAGTTCATAGACCCGGAGCCGGTGGTTCGGAATCCCGCACCAACGACCAAGTATAACGTCGAGCGAATTAGAGGGTCTGTTAGCGATCGGGAAAATTCACCGAAGTACTATCAGTCTCTGTCGTTGGGGGGCTCGACGGCCACCATCAAACCTTACTACACGACGCAGAGGCCGCGATTCTACTACCAGAGTACCCGTAACGAACAGTACGCGGACTACAGGGATGATCAGGAGGTAAAATCGAGTCCGATTTATCAGTATAGCTACGAGGCCAACGGTTACACGAAGCAGCGACAACAGCAGAGCTATAGGCAGCAAGAAATAGACGACGTACCGACACCGGATGTACGACAAGTCTATAACGAGTATCAACAACCGACGAGGACGGCTGGGGGCCAGTACTACAACGATTACGACGTCCAGCCGGTGCAGAAGGTGCAGAAATCGTCTGGGATCTCGTACCTGACGAATCACAGACAGTCGTATTCAGCGGCGGCGGCGAGGCCATCGGTAAACACGACGCCGAATCCGCATCACGCGTATTACACGAAACAGGATGAGCAGCTGCTGGACGATGTGACCAAGCAGTACTTCACGATATTCGGTAAAAAGTTGCCGGAAAACGTCCTTCAAAGCACGACACCTTTGTACAGAGTCGAGGCGGCGGCTGAAACGACGACGGAGAGTCCGGTGGGCCACGACATCAACACCTACGTGGCGAACAATCGTTACAACGGTAACGGTAACAGTGCCGCGGTTCATCAGCTGCAGAGTTTGACACCACCCAAGGTCAGCGTTCACTACGGCGACCAGACGCAGAGGCCGTATTCCCTCGAGGGCGACACTCTGGTGAATTACAAAAACCCGTTGCCGCCGATAAACCCGGACGCCGAGTTCATCCCCGTTAACAAACCGGTAGCACCGTCTAGGCAGCGGCTCCAAGAGTTCAGAAGCGAGCAGATTTCAACGCCGTTCAGAAATCGAAACGGCGGTAATTACCTCCAGGGATCCAATCAGCGGGAGACGTCTTCGTATCGTGGACGCTATCCGACTCCGTCGCCGATATCGCTTGCCAATGATATTTCGGTAAACTACCGAGACCCCAGGCCGCCGATAAATCCGGACGCCGAGTTCATAAATCCTGTACAGGGGCAACGGAATCAAGCGACTAGAGGTGGCTCGTATTTTGCCTATCAGTTACCCGGCAACGGGGGACACTTTTATTTCCTTACGCCACAGGCGATATCCCAAAGGCAAGATCTTACCAACGGCGGatatttttactcgaaacCCACCGCGACGAGGCTCGTGAGACGTCGTCGTCGGGGTCCCGCCGAGggctgaaaatttcgaaatcgtactgaccgaaGGCAGTCCCAAAATGCCATAAAACGAATGAGAAATGTTGCACGGATATTATCGAAGGAACAAAAGTATGGGCCTCATTTGTATGCCTATTACGTACGCAATTTGCTGTATCAGCACAACAATCCTGATTatcttataatttatttttgtatatattgAGTATTAAGTtaattactattactattattattttattctacgCCGGTATATTAGTGGCACGTTTTATCACAATCGTACCACGCAGGATACGATCAGTTGTTAAAATTGTGAttcgattaattattatcattattattgtgtaCTATCTTGTATGTTATCTGtgattaaagaaatttttaatttacgtgTACAATTGAATGATGTATAAGTGTTTAATTGATATGCGTGTCAAAAAGTTCAAGTTGTCAAAGAATATCGTGAATTCAAtagaatgtgaaattttcgacGAATCTTTTACACTCTGCGATAAATTATCCGATTTCCGATGTCGCCATTGAATAAgatcaattttaaaaactacGTTGAAGATATTCacttttcaaacaattaaATATGATTCTACAGTGTCAGTTAACTATCCTTCGTCCATTTTGTATGTATTTCGAGTTTGCGACAGCTGATTGGTGGTAAGTAAATATAGAAAATTCCGATATTGTATGCCAGTCACAAACTACATATCTTGCGAGAAATTTCTGTCAGAGTTCCATAATTTCTTCGATACAATTTGTGGATTAGAATTAAACTGATCCTTCTAAAAAGTTTGTACTTCTGAATTTCAAGTAGATGAGATATGTCGTTATTAAAGAATGAGAATTGTTGTACCAATTTATAACGTCGTTTGAAACATTACGTATGCGAAACGGTAAACAGTAGATATGAATTATTGGGGATTAAGTTGAgtgaataatcaaaaaataactCACCAGTGTCGATTTCTTGCGTCTGCGTAGGATCCGGTAGAGGATAGTCGTTTAACCTCAGGTAAACTTCTATCGCGCACTTGGCTGCTTTGAAGTAAAACGGATGTGACCGCAAAACATCTTCTAATCTTAATAAGCCAACATAGGAACGCAATGTCATTTTTCTCATGCAATACGTGTGGAAATCAAACTGATCCTCCATGATTTCCGAAAAAtgctggaaaaaaatcaaccaatTACTACGTGCTTTATACTACGTTTAAGAGGTTCTTCGAAATGAatcttgaaacttgaagagAATACActgtatgcatacatattaCACTGCGAAATTGgatagatttaaaatttagCAACTTAATTGGCAATGATTGAAACATGGACtgataagaaataaaagaaagcataaaaggaaataaaatataattaagcTCACCCTATCGACTTCGTGACACTTTTTCAAAGCTTCTCCGTACTTCCCAAGTCGTTGGTATGCTCTTGCTGCTTCCGTCTGGAACCACATGCACTGCATTTCGTTTAGATTTTCCATAGCCGGAACACCCTCCCTCGTAAACTTTCCACATGTCTCTTCTGCCTCTTTGATCAGATTTGCGCGGAGCATATATTTGGcacattttgaatttatataaCGATCAGCAGTATCTAGTCCCTGTGCTTCGTCAAGCCACTTGTACGCTTCCATGACATTTCCAGCATGCTGATAATACACgaaatgtgataaaattagATGGTTGGCTATTACGGCGGTGACTTGCGCGTTATACATGCaaaaacgaaaggaaaacTAACTTTGTAAATTCGCCCTTTTGTGACAAAAAGCTCAATCAGTGTCGGTGTATGGTCAATGGCAGCGTCGATTTCTTTTAGAGCTTTTTCGGTAAGACCAAGATGGTCATAGTGTTGGGCCAGGTAGTAGTAAGTCCATAAAAGGGCGGATGCTGGCTCCCGAGGCAGATCTTTATCACTGTCGCTGAAGTGGCCGTGATTCTTGAGAGCTTCGACGTACTCAAGAAGCAACGATTTTATTGTGTCAACCTTGTGTTGATCTTTGTAAAGAGATCGCAGGTTTACGAACAGTGGCGGAACACCTTTGTGAAGGCctgcatgaaaatttaaagaacAGTGaacgatattaaaattttagtATAGCTTTTCTGTTGATAAGACTGtgagtgataaatttttatctgtagAGCACACTTGTACAGCTTTGTCTGTTTGTCAATATTTGGAAACGTAGATATTCGTCATCGTACCTTTTCTGAGGTACTGGTCAACTAAAGCTTTGAATGTTTCTCCTGTCGCATAGTTCAATTGTAATCTTCTCGGTGCCAGAGCTCGGGGAAATAAATCTTGATATCGCTGAAGCATTTCCAACGTTTTTTCAGGCGAAGAATGCCTTTCGGCTTCGGCCAGCCTGGCGTAATACGTCGTATTTTCCGGATTTAAATTCAGCAATTCTTTAAAAACTTGTTCAGCCTCGGAAAATTGTTCTAACTCTAGTCTCAGTTTTcctgaaagtaaaaattttcattattcataaaAAGTGTACATTTgccat is a window of Neodiprion fabricii isolate iyNeoFabr1 chromosome 6, iyNeoFabr1.1, whole genome shotgun sequence DNA encoding:
- the LOC124184679 gene encoding uncharacterized protein LOC124184679 isoform X5; protein product: MALHLSARNMVVVVIVAAACASVASSVIDDDEKFLEIGVNVDEKTSQKLNAKTESESIRNVTTTTSRRDKKIIHRLIGGHVKHYSAKVTEAKDQRETPPTRWDEDGLVMSSAGNGKEKTSSSTRRTDDDEEKKSLSQQVKEGKYGLIQNEIYKTPPERPGIISYLGNPEVPKDTAKNLGGLEEEEIWLAENHLLVLRGGKFPVSNVNAKRPESNTGNWPPIDDYKAPERQVKIPPHPKVPPPFPVQLTEGGPVQIIRANGSVSVVNDTADYEEYANYPEGFYPGEAPFYPTSSNISEPVSTGFYGNASEGVLGPFYQSLPAGAVFVPPPSNQTDYDEEDQSIYYPPPYSFYYPQDNATAVPPGPLVPGIILPPPPNFFAEQDERKPTTKGRFYAKETTTTPRTTTTTERIRETTKYTPPAPTPRRKTVPKPYKARFPTTTPSYSTGTKPTTRVQSHQGTPKTVGKLKSRNFTRVPITPVTSTPFDTPRYVETTTTVPEKASTTPTGDYYDVQTEVENHLVDLGPPQGGQWSAIVSSTAVPLLAYYATTPLPSERTRSTEDDIAPIHVKAEIDIPAKNPAAYYFYEETNGPAVATTTPSPYYDVQPIPRRRQPKKQYYSVEMVPSQQTSNDFADLKLNPVIKTGQGYEFIDPEPVVRNPAPTTKYNVERIRGSVSDRENSPKYYQSLSLGGSTATIKPYYTTQRPRFYYQSTRNEQYADYRDDQEVKSSPIYQYSYEANGYTKQRQQQSYRQQEIDDVPTPDVRQVYNEYQQPTRTAGGQYYNDYDVQPVQKVQKSSGISYLTNHRQSYSAAAARPSVNTTPNPHHAYYTKQDEQLLDDVTKQYFTIFGKKLPENVLQSTTPLYRVEAAAETTTESPVGHDINTYVANNRYNGNGNSAAVHQLQSLTPPKVSVHYGDQTQRPYSLEGDTLVNYKNPLPPINPDAEFIPVNKPVAPSRQRLQEFRSEQISTPFRNRNGGNYLQGSNQRETSSYRGRYPTPSPISLANDISVNYRDPRPPINPDAEFINPVQGQRNQATRGGSYFAYQLPGNGGHFYFLTPQAISQRQDLTNGGYFYSKPTATRLVRRRRRGPAEG
- the LOC124184679 gene encoding uncharacterized protein LOC124184679 isoform X3, yielding MSTKIDSARLPQRLHNRNISIPNNFRTSMMALHLSARNMVVVVIVAAACASVASSVIDDDEKFLEIGVNVDEKTSQKLNAKTESESIRNVTTTTSRRDKKIIHRLIGGHVKHYSAKVTEAKDQRETPPTRWDEDGLVMSSAGNGKEKTSSSTRRTDDDEEKKSLSQQVKEGKYGLIQNEIYKTPPERPGIISYLGNPEVPKDTAKNLGGLEEEEIWLAENHLLVLRGGKFPVSNVNAKRPESNTGNWPPIDDYKAPERQVKIPPHPKVPPPFPVQLTEGGPVQIIRANGSVSVVNDTADYEEYANYPEGFYPGEAPFYPTSSNISEPVSTGFYGNASEGVLGPFYQSLPAGAVFVPPPSNQTDYDEEDQSIYYPPPYSFYYPQDNATAVPPGPLVPGIILPPPPNFFAEQDERKPTTKGRFYAKETTTTPRTTTTTERIRETTKYTPPAPTPRRKTVPKPYKARFPTTTPSYSTGTKPTTRVQSHQGTPKTVGKLKSRNFTRVPITPVTSTPFDTPRYVETTTTVPEKASTTPTGDYYDVQTEVENHLVDLGPPQGGQWSAIVSSTAVPLLAYYATTPLPSERTRSTEDDIAPIHVKAEIDIPAKNPAAYYFYEETNGPAVATTTPSPYYDVQPIPRRRQPKKQYYSVEMVPSQQTSNDFADLKLNPVIKTGQGYEFIDPEPVVRNPAPTTKYNVERIRGSVSDRENSPKYYQSLSLGGSTATIKPYYTTQRPRFYYQSTRNEQYADYRDDQEVKSSPIYQYSYEANGYTKQRQQQSYRQQEIDDVPTPDVRQVYNEYQQPTRTAGGQYYNDYDVQPVQKVQKSSGISYLTNHRQSYSAAAARPSVNTTPNPHHAYYTKQDEQLLDDVTKQYFTIFGKKLPENVLQSTTPLYRVEAAAETTTESPVGHDINTYVANNRYNGNGNSAAVHQLQSLTPPKVSVHYGDQTQRPYSLEGDTLVNYKNPLPPINPDAEFIPVNKPVAPSRQRLQEFRSEQISTPFRNRNGGNYLQGSNQRETSSYRGRYPTPSPISLANDISVNYRDPRPPINPDAEFINPVQGQRNQATRGGSYFAYQLPGNGGHFYFLTPQAISQRQDLTNGGYFYSKPTATRLVRRRRRGPAEG
- the LOC124184679 gene encoding uncharacterized protein LOC124184679 isoform X4; this translates as MMALHLSARNMVVVVIVAAACASVASSVIDDDEKFLEIGVNVDEKTSQKLNAKTESESIRNVTTTTSRRDKKIIHRLIGGHVKHYSAKVTEAKDQRETPPTRWDEDGLVMSSAGNGKEKTSSSTRRTDDDEEKKSLSQQVKEGKYGLIQNEIYKTPPERPGIISYLGNPEVPKDTAKNLGGLEEEEIWLAENHLLVLRGGKFPVSNVNAKRPESNTGNWPPIDDYKAPERQVKIPPHPKVPPPFPVQLTEGGPVQIIRANGSVSVVNDTADYEEYANYPEGFYPGEAPFYPTSSNISEPVSTGFYGNASEGVLGPFYQSLPAGAVFVPPPSNQTDYDEEDQSIYYPPPYSFYYPQDNATAVPPGPLVPGIILPPPPNFFAEQDERKPTTKGRFYAKETTTTPRTTTTTERIRETTKYTPPAPTPRRKTVPKPYKARFPTTTPSYSTGTKPTTRVQSHQGTPKTVGKLKSRNFTRVPITPVTSTPFDTPRYVETTTTVPEKASTTPTGDYYDVQTEVENHLVDLGPPQGGQWSAIVSSTAVPLLAYYATTPLPSERTRSTEDDIAPIHVKAEIDIPAKNPAAYYFYEETNGPAVATTTPSPYYDVQPIPRRRQPKKQYYSVEMVPSQQTSNDFADLKLNPVIKTGQGYEFIDPEPVVRNPAPTTKYNVERIRGSVSDRENSPKYYQSLSLGGSTATIKPYYTTQRPRFYYQSTRNEQYADYRDDQEVKSSPIYQYSYEANGYTKQRQQQSYRQQEIDDVPTPDVRQVYNEYQQPTRTAGGQYYNDYDVQPVQKVQKSSGISYLTNHRQSYSAAAARPSVNTTPNPHHAYYTKQDEQLLDDVTKQYFTIFGKKLPENVLQSTTPLYRVEAAAETTTESPVGHDINTYVANNRYNGNGNSAAVHQLQSLTPPKVSVHYGDQTQRPYSLEGDTLVNYKNPLPPINPDAEFIPVNKPVAPSRQRLQEFRSEQISTPFRNRNGGNYLQGSNQRETSSYRGRYPTPSPISLANDISVNYRDPRPPINPDAEFINPVQGQRNQATRGGSYFAYQLPGNGGHFYFLTPQAISQRQDLTNGGYFYSKPTATRLVRRRRRGPAEG
- the LOC124184679 gene encoding uncharacterized protein LOC124184679 isoform X1, producing MTSCKCTVERTSFCLYSVIRHRGVNSTNSEVEIFYRVKRTISEEKLSTKIDSARLPQRLHNRNISIPNNFRTSMMALHLSARNMVVVVIVAAACASVASSVIDDDEKFLEIGVNVDEKTSQKLNAKTESESIRNVTTTTSRRDKKIIHRLIGGHVKHYSAKVTEAKDQRETPPTRWDEDGLVMSSAGNGKEKTSSSTRRTDDDEEKKSLSQQVKEGKYGLIQNEIYKTPPERPGIISYLGNPEVPKDTAKNLGGLEEEEIWLAENHLLVLRGGKFPVSNVNAKRPESNTGNWPPIDDYKAPERQVKIPPHPKVPPPFPVQLTEGGPVQIIRANGSVSVVNDTADYEEYANYPEGFYPGEAPFYPTSSNISEPVSTGFYGNASEGVLGPFYQSLPAGAVFVPPPSNQTDYDEEDQSIYYPPPYSFYYPQDNATAVPPGPLVPGIILPPPPNFFAEQDERKPTTKGRFYAKETTTTPRTTTTTERIRETTKYTPPAPTPRRKTVPKPYKARFPTTTPSYSTGTKPTTRVQSHQGTPKTVGKLKSRNFTRVPITPVTSTPFDTPRYVETTTTVPEKASTTPTGDYYDVQTEVENHLVDLGPPQGGQWSAIVSSTAVPLLAYYATTPLPSERTRSTEDDIAPIHVKAEIDIPAKNPAAYYFYEETNGPAVATTTPSPYYDVQPIPRRRQPKKQYYSVEMVPSQQTSNDFADLKLNPVIKTGQGYEFIDPEPVVRNPAPTTKYNVERIRGSVSDRENSPKYYQSLSLGGSTATIKPYYTTQRPRFYYQSTRNEQYADYRDDQEVKSSPIYQYSYEANGYTKQRQQQSYRQQEIDDVPTPDVRQVYNEYQQPTRTAGGQYYNDYDVQPVQKVQKSSGISYLTNHRQSYSAAAARPSVNTTPNPHHAYYTKQDEQLLDDVTKQYFTIFGKKLPENVLQSTTPLYRVEAAAETTTESPVGHDINTYVANNRYNGNGNSAAVHQLQSLTPPKVSVHYGDQTQRPYSLEGDTLVNYKNPLPPINPDAEFIPVNKPVAPSRQRLQEFRSEQISTPFRNRNGGNYLQGSNQRETSSYRGRYPTPSPISLANDISVNYRDPRPPINPDAEFINPVQGQRNQATRGGSYFAYQLPGNGGHFYFLTPQAISQRQDLTNGGYFYSKPTATRLVRRRRRGPAEG
- the LOC124184679 gene encoding uncharacterized protein LOC124184679 isoform X2, translating into MTSCKCTVERTSFCLYSVIRHRGVNSTNSEVEIFYRVKRTISEEKLMALHLSARNMVVVVIVAAACASVASSVIDDDEKFLEIGVNVDEKTSQKLNAKTESESIRNVTTTTSRRDKKIIHRLIGGHVKHYSAKVTEAKDQRETPPTRWDEDGLVMSSAGNGKEKTSSSTRRTDDDEEKKSLSQQVKEGKYGLIQNEIYKTPPERPGIISYLGNPEVPKDTAKNLGGLEEEEIWLAENHLLVLRGGKFPVSNVNAKRPESNTGNWPPIDDYKAPERQVKIPPHPKVPPPFPVQLTEGGPVQIIRANGSVSVVNDTADYEEYANYPEGFYPGEAPFYPTSSNISEPVSTGFYGNASEGVLGPFYQSLPAGAVFVPPPSNQTDYDEEDQSIYYPPPYSFYYPQDNATAVPPGPLVPGIILPPPPNFFAEQDERKPTTKGRFYAKETTTTPRTTTTTERIRETTKYTPPAPTPRRKTVPKPYKARFPTTTPSYSTGTKPTTRVQSHQGTPKTVGKLKSRNFTRVPITPVTSTPFDTPRYVETTTTVPEKASTTPTGDYYDVQTEVENHLVDLGPPQGGQWSAIVSSTAVPLLAYYATTPLPSERTRSTEDDIAPIHVKAEIDIPAKNPAAYYFYEETNGPAVATTTPSPYYDVQPIPRRRQPKKQYYSVEMVPSQQTSNDFADLKLNPVIKTGQGYEFIDPEPVVRNPAPTTKYNVERIRGSVSDRENSPKYYQSLSLGGSTATIKPYYTTQRPRFYYQSTRNEQYADYRDDQEVKSSPIYQYSYEANGYTKQRQQQSYRQQEIDDVPTPDVRQVYNEYQQPTRTAGGQYYNDYDVQPVQKVQKSSGISYLTNHRQSYSAAAARPSVNTTPNPHHAYYTKQDEQLLDDVTKQYFTIFGKKLPENVLQSTTPLYRVEAAAETTTESPVGHDINTYVANNRYNGNGNSAAVHQLQSLTPPKVSVHYGDQTQRPYSLEGDTLVNYKNPLPPINPDAEFIPVNKPVAPSRQRLQEFRSEQISTPFRNRNGGNYLQGSNQRETSSYRGRYPTPSPISLANDISVNYRDPRPPINPDAEFINPVQGQRNQATRGGSYFAYQLPGNGGHFYFLTPQAISQRQDLTNGGYFYSKPTATRLVRRRRRGPAEG